CGCGACCCGCAGATACCTCTATGGGTGCGCGGGGCGGGAAATGGTCATCGGAGCGCGTTACAACGCGCTCTTGTGACCACTTCGCGCGCCGGAGTGCCCAAGTGGAGCTGCCGTCAGTGCCGACCCGACGCGACGCGCGTCAGTGCCGACCCGACGCGACGCGCGTCAGTGCCGACCCGACGCGACGCGCGTCAGTGCCGACGCAGTCGCGCTTCGAACTCGCGCTCGAGCTCGCGCCAGGCGAGGGATTCGGTGTCGAACGGCGGCTTGGGTGCCGTTCGTCCCGAGTCGGGTTCGATCACGTGGTTGACGAACCAGCCGAGTTCCGTGGACGCGGCGAGCGCGGCCTCCGTCGAGTCGTCGTCCGCGAAGTTCGCTGCGTCGACGAACAACTCGACCGCGAGTTCGAGCTGGTCGGGGTCGACGGCCGCAACACCCTGAGCGATGTCGTCGGCGATCCCGGTGAGCACATAGACGTTGTCGTCGGTGACCGTCACGTCGAGCGATCCGTCGACGGCGGCGAGCTGGATCTCCGTGTACGGCTCGAGCGTCGCGAGGTCGTGGTCGTGGTTGTCGGCGAGGTGGCGGGCCAGCGCGCGCTCGGACGGGAAGACGTCGATCGTGCCGTCGTGGCCGAGGAAGACGGCGTCGTCGTTCACGTAGCACCGCAGCGAGTACCAGGTGCCGTCGGTCGTGATGATCCGGATGGGATCGATGCCGACCCGGGCCCAGAACTTGTAGCCGTCGTCCTCGTCATCGGTGTCGATGAACTCGTACTCGTCGTCGGCGTCGACGTCCTCGACCGTGTCGTCGGCCTCGACCTCGTTCTCGTCGACCGCGACGAGCTCGGATTCGATCTCGGCGACCACGGCAGCATCGACGTCGGGAGTGGAGATCACGGCGTCGAGCGCGTCGATCACGCCGTCCCAGTCCTGCGCGACCGCGGTTCCGACGCGATTCCACAGGTCGAGGCCCTCACGCGTGCGGAAGGCCGAGACACCGTGCTGCAACAGGAGGTCGATCTCCTCGCGTTCGAAGAACTTCGTCACGACGTCGAGATCGCAGACGTCGCCGAGGATGCTCACGATGTCGAAGGTGTCCTGCAGCTCGGACACCGACACGGGATCCGGATCGTCGGCCACGAGTTCGGGGACGCCGACGAGGTCGTAGGTGTGCGGTTCGTCGGGTTCGAACTCCGAGGCCGCAAGCTTGGACACGATCGGCCACGCCTCGTGCTCGACGAGGTCGTTGTCGGCACCCGAACGCACGAACGCGACGAGCTCGGGGACCGACGGGAAGGCGTACAGATCGTCGCCGTGGCCGAGGAATGCCTCCCACTCGTCGTCGCCTTCGCGCCAGCGCGGCGCCCAGAGCGTCACGAGGTTGCCGTCGGTGAGACCGAGCTCGATCGGGACGATGTCTCCAGCCATGGCGCGAAGCCTAGCCATGTCGGCGCCGAGAATATAGCCGGGGGCGGCTCGCTATCGGTTTCATCGCGTTACCGGACGGTCGCCGACGGTGACCGGGTGGTGACCGACGGCGACCGGACCGGCGTCGCTCGCGTCGAGGGCCGCGCGGAGCTCGTCCATCGCGGAGACGCGCGCGGCAGCGGCCTGCCGTGCGGCGTCGTGCACGGTCGCGAGAATCACCGCGGCCAGTTCGCGGGGGTCGGTGCCGCCGATCGGCTCGGCCAGCTCGAGTCCTTCGAGCGCTCCCGAACCGTCCACACGGGCGGTCACGCGTCCGTCGGGACTGCTCGCGGTGCCCCGGACCGCGCCGAGCCTCTCCACCGTGCGTTCGAGCGCATCGAGCCGGACGTGGGCTCGGTCGACGATCGCCTCCACCATCGGTTTGCTCATCGAACGAGACTTTCACGACGATCGGTCGGTCCGTCCGCCAGGTCGGCGCGGGACGGCAGCCGCATCCGGTCGAGGATCTCGCGGGGGACACCTTCGGCGGCGAGGCGTTCGCCGCGGACCACCGCGGCCTCGAGAGCGGCCTGCCGGTTCAGGGCGAGGATCTGATCGGCCAGTTGCCGTGCTCCGTAACGCAACTCGCGGGGGTCGATGCGAAGGTCCACGGGTAGTCCACCGTCCGTTGTGCGCACCGAGATCGTCCCGGCCCGGTTGTGGGCGGTGGCCGTGATCGGTTCCGTCGTCGTGCTGTCCATATCGGGTTGGACGCAGCGCGAGCCCGGCCGGTTCCCTCCCGGTGCGGAGATTCTCCGGAATCAGCCGGCGGTCGGGCGGTAGACACCGTGGAAGGCCATTCCACCGTTGCTGGTGCGCATCGGCGTCACGGAGACGGGGTCGCCCGCCTCGACCATGAGGCCGTTGCCCACCACCATCGCCACGTGCCCGTCCCACACGACGAGGTCTCCGGGCAGGGCGGCCGCAGGATCCACCCGTGTGCCGACGTCCTGTTCCTGGGCCAACCGCGGCAGTTCGACCCCGGCCTGCGCGTAGGCGTACTGCGTCAGTCCGCTGCAGTCGAGGCCGGAGCCGGGACTCGTGCCGCCCCACACGTACGGGGTGCCCTGCTGGGCGAGGGCGTGACGCACCGCTGCCGCAGCGGTCTCGTTCGGTGCCAGGCTGACGCTGCCGTCCGGAAGCCGCACCTCCACGCCCGTCGAGAGCCCTCCACCGAAGGTGTGGAGCGAACGTGGCTCGTCGCCGGCCGGGTCGGGGCCGGGATGGTGACCGGAGTCGATCGGGGGAGCGGAGGGCTCGGGTGGAAGGAGTGCGGACGCCCGATCGGTCAGCTCCGCGAGCGTTCCGGTCACCTGTGTCAGCACGTCCAGCCCGGCGACGAGGTGGTCGATCGCCACTGCGAGGAGCGCGAGCTGCCCCTGTGGAAGCGACGTCGCGGGTGCGGCCTGCTCGGCGAAGGTGACGAACGAGTCGACGAGACGAGCGATCTCGGCCGCACCGGTGACCACCGTGACGGTCGCCTCGAGCGCGATCCCGGCCAGTGCCGACCCACGATCGGCCGCCGCGAGGACGTCGGCGAGGACCTGCTCGGCACTCGCGATCGCCTGCGAGGCGGCCGGGCCACCCCAGGCCCAGGCGAGCTCGGCGACGGCGTCGCGCCCGGTCGCATGTACCTCCTCGGCCCACTGCGCACCGATGCGCACCATCTCGCCCGGATCGACGCCGGGTGGCAGCGCGGTGCCGAACGCGTCGAGCAGGCCGGTCAGCGGAGCGACGAGCAGATCCCCTCCGATCACAGTGACTCCACGACGGAGTCGAGTCGTGCGGCGGTGTCGTCGGTGGTGTGCTCGTAGGCGGCCACGGAGGCCTTCGCGGCGTCTCCCATTCCGCCGAGCAGGTCGCCGAGCCGGCCGAGATCGCGCACGTGCGCGGAGTGGGTCGCGGTGAGAGCGGCGAGCACGGGTGCCCCGATCGGACCCAGTGCGGCGCTCAGCGCCGAGGGGTCGCCGTGCCGTGTCCGTTCGGCGGCCTCGTGCAGGCGCGCGGCGAGTTCGACAGCGTCGTCGCCGAACCTCCCGACGGCACTCGTGTCGATCCGTATCGCGTCCCTACCGGAGTTCTCGGTCACCTCGTCGCCTCTCGCGTCGTTGATGTGGGATTCGGCACCTTCGGAGGGTTCCGTCCCTGCCTGGTTCGACGCACCCGACTGCCGATCGGTTCCGTCGTTCTATCCTTCGGACATGGATTCGCTCGTCGTCGACCATCCGCTCGCTGCTTCGCTCCTGACCATCCTTCGCGACGAACGCAGCGACAACGCTGCCTTCCGGCACGCGTTGAGGCGGCTCACCCAGATGCTCGTCTACGAGGCGGTGCGCGATGCGCCCACCGAGACGTTCGACGTCAAGACGCCGGTCGCGGTGACGACGGGGGTACGGTTGCAGCAGCCTCCGCTGCTCGTCCCGGTTCTTCGCGCCGGCCTCGGCATGGTCGAACAGGCCCACGCCCTGATTCCCCAGGCGCAGGTCGGTTTCGTCGGTCTCGCTCGTGACGAGAAGACCTTCGAGCCGGTGCCCTATCTGGAGTCGTTGCCGGAGGACCTGTCGGGTCTTCCCGTCTTCGTGCTCGACCCGATGCTCGCGACCGGGGGGTCGATGGTGCACACCCTCGACATCCTCGCCCAGCGCGGTGCCACGGATATCACCGCGATCTGTGTGGTCGCGGCGCCGCAGGGCGTCGAGGCCCTTGCTGCCTCGGGTCATCCGGTCCGGTTGGTCACGGCGTCGGTCGATGAAGGTCTCAACGAGAACAAGTACATCGTGCCGGGTCTCGGCGATGCGGGGGACAGGCAGTTCGGGCCGCGATAAACCGCACGTCGTGTGTTACTCGTGTGACTGACGGTACGGATGTGACACCCGACCGCAGTCATCTCGTTATCGAAAAACAACCCGCAGGTCTCGATTTCTTCTTACGCTCGGTGTGCTCCGTGTGAAGTCCACTGCGTAGGTACAGCCAGAGATGGGGTCGGCGGAATGGCAAGAATCTTCTCCCGCAATCTGATTCGTGGAAGTGTCAGAGCGGCTTCGGTGGGCGCGGTCGCCGTCCTCGCCGCAGTGACGAGTCACGGCACGGCTGCGGCTGCTGTCGACAACTCGCGTATCCTCCCGTTGGACGGAGGGCACGCGATCGAAGTGATCCAGGCCGACACCTCGACACAGTCGGTGCCGCCGCTCGACAGCTCACCGCTGAGTGTCGAGTTCTTCCACGACGAGATTGCTACCGTTCGGATCACCGGTCCGAATGCGGCGAACTTCGTCGGGACGGCGGTGGAGGTCGGTTTCCAGGTCGGCTACCCGGTCGCGCTGCCGGGGGCGACGGTCACCGTCATCACTCCGAGCCTGTCCTGGGGTGTGGACAACGGTGCGGCCATCGGCCTCTCGCTCGACAACGAAGGTGGTGCCTCGCTCGATCTCGGCCTGGAGGCGGGTGGTTCGCTCAGCGGCGACATCATCCCGTCCCAGGAGGTCGAGATCCCGCTCGAGCCGGGCGGCATCACGTCCGTCCCGATCGTCGAGGGCTTCGAGTTCGACGGCAGCTCGACGACCATCCGGATCGCCGGCGTGCATGGCTCGGTCTCGGGAGCCATCGGGCCGGTGATGATCCGTCCGTACCTGAAGGCTGTCACCGCCGACCGGAACACCGTCGTCACTTACGGTGTGCCGCAGCAGGTTTGATTGCAGCAGCAGGTCTGATCGAATCGGGTCCTGGCCCGGCCGGATCCGGCCGGGTCAGGGGTTCTCGTCACCGAGCGAGGCCGCCCATCCGCGCAGGGCGTCGAGTATCGCTTCCGCCGCCGGGCGGTCCCGATCCGTGACCACCTCCAGGTAGACCTTGAGCTTCGGTTCGGTGCCCGAGGGGCGCACCACCACGCGCACCCTCGGCCCGCCCGCGACGTCCTCGCGACTCTCGAAGACGAGAGCGTCGGTGTGCATCGGTCCCGGGCTCTCGGCGAGATCGGTCGCGGTCACCTCCAGACCCGCGAGGGTCGTCGGCGGCTCCGCACGCAGTCGCGTCATCACGGTGCCGATGCGCTGCAGGTCGTCGACGCGGGTCGACACCTGATCGCCGACGTGGACACCGAGTTCGCGATGCAGGTCGTCGAGTGCGTCGAGCAGTGTCCGGCCGGCCTGCTTCAAATCGGCCGCGTAGTCGGCGACCATTACGGCGGTCGCGATGCCGTCCTTGTCGCGCACAGCGTCCGGATCGACGCAGTGCCCGATCGCCTCCTCGTACGCGTAGACGAGGCCGTCACCGGCGCGGGCGAGCCACTTGAAACCCGTGAGCGTCTGCGCATATCGCGCGCCGCGTGCGGTCGCGAGTCGCCCCAGCATGGTCGACGAGACAATGGTGGTCGCGACCAGTGAGCCGGGCGGTGACGACGCGAGGATCCGGTCGCCGAGCAGGACCCCGGTCTCGTCGCCGCGCAGCATCGTCCATCCCCGCGGGCCCGGGACACCGACGGCGCAACGATCGGCATCGGGATCGAGCGCCAGGGCGATGTCGGCGTCGACCTCGGCCGCCAGCGCGAGCAGAGCCTCTGTTGCGCCCGGTTCCTCGGGGTTGGGGAAGGCGACGGTGGGAAACGCCGGGTCGGGTGCGAACTGGGACGCCACGACGTGGATGTCGTCGAATCCCGCGGAACGCAGGGCCGCGACTGCCGTCTCGCCGCCGACACCGTGCAGTGCCGTCAGGGCGATGCGCATGCCTCGGTGCGGTGAGCGGGGGAGCGACGCGACCCGGGCGAGATAGCGGTCGACGAGGTCGTCACCCGACGGCGCGACCGGCATCCGGGGCACGTCCGCGGCGGAACCGACGGCGTCGATCGCCGTTTCGATCTCCCGATCGGCGGGTGCGGCCAGTTGCGCTCCGTCGGCGAGATAGACCTTGTACCCGTTGTCGGCGGCGGGATTGTGCGATGCCGTGATCTGCACGCCCGCAACGGCGCCCAGCGCCCGTACCGCGAAGGCGGTCACCGGGGTGGGGAGCGGCTCTCCGAAGGCGACGACCTCGAAGCCGGCCGCGGCGAGAACCTCTGCCGCGGCGGTGTGGAATTCCGCCGAGCCCGTACGGGCGTCGCGGCCGACGACGACGGTGCCGTCGCCCTGCCCGTTCGCCTCGAGCCACGCCGCGAGTCCGGCGGTGGTGCGGACGACGACGGGTACGTTCATGCAGTCCGGTCCGTCGCCGACCGGGCCGCGCAACCCCGCGGTGCCGAATCGCAGCGTCACAGCCGGGCCGCCAGATCGCGCAGAAGATCGCCCATCCGGGTCGCGGCCGCACGACCCGCGGCCAGTACCTCGGTGTGGTCGAGGGGAGCGCCGGTGATGCCGGCCGCGGCGTTGGTCACCAGCGAGACCGCGAGCACGCGCGCTCCGGCCGCGCGCGCCGCGATGGTCTCGTGGACCGTGGACATGCCGACGAGGTCGGCGCCGAGGGTGCGCAGCATCCGGATCTCCGCCGGGGTCTCGTAGTGCGGCCCGGGCAGACCGGCGTAGACCCCTTCGCGCAGCGACGGATCGATCTCGCAGGCGAGTGCACGAAGATCCGGCGAGTAGGCGTCGACGAGGTCGACGAACTGGGCACCCACCAGCGGCGAGCGACCGGTGAGATTGAGGTGGTCCGAGATGAGAACCGGTTGTCCCACGGAGAACTCGGGATCGATGCCGCCCGCCGCATTGGTGAGGACGACGGTGCGGGCACCCGCTGCGACTGCCGTGCGCACGGGATGGACGACGCGGGCGAGGTCGTGCCCCTCGTAGGCGTGGATGCGGCCGGCGAGGACGAGGACGGCGTTGTCACCGGCGCGCACGGAGTGGATGTTCCCGGCATGCCCTGCCGCCGTCGGCGGTGCGAAGCCGGGTAGCTCGCTCATCGGGATCGTGGCGACGGGGATGCCGAAACTCTCGACTGCGGCCCGCCAGCCGGACCCGAGGACGACGGCGACGGAGTGTTCGGCGACCCCCGTCCGTTCGGCGAGAGCGGCGGCTGCGGCGTCGGCGGCCGCGGTGGGGTCGAAGACGTGATCGGGTTCTCCCATGGCATCGGACCCTAATCGCTCACAGCTTGTTACTCGTGGGTAAGTAGGCGCGGTATGCTGACGCGCATGCCTTACCTCGAACGTGACGGCGACGTCTTCGTCCTGCATCTCGGTGACCGTGACGCGGAGGTCTCCGAGAACCGGTTCCACCCCGATCGTCTCGCCGCGATCCACTCCCTCCTCGACGAGGTGGAAGCGCACGACGGACCCGCCGCCCTCGTGACCGCGGCGACCGGAAAGTTCTGGAGCAACGGACTCGACATCGACTGGGTCGGCGCGAACCTGCCGGATCTGCCGGGCTAT
This window of the Rhodococcus pyridinivorans genome carries:
- a CDS encoding primosomal protein, with translation MAGDIVPIELGLTDGNLVTLWAPRWREGDDEWEAFLGHGDDLYAFPSVPELVAFVRSGADNDLVEHEAWPIVSKLAASEFEPDEPHTYDLVGVPELVADDPDPVSVSELQDTFDIVSILGDVCDLDVVTKFFEREEIDLLLQHGVSAFRTREGLDLWNRVGTAVAQDWDGVIDALDAVISTPDVDAAVVAEIESELVAVDENEVEADDTVEDVDADDEYEFIDTDDEDDGYKFWARVGIDPIRIITTDGTWYSLRCYVNDDAVFLGHDGTIDVFPSERALARHLADNHDHDLATLEPYTEIQLAAVDGSLDVTVTDDNVYVLTGIADDIAQGVAAVDPDQLELAVELFVDAANFADDDSTEAALAASTELGWFVNHVIEPDSGRTAPKPPFDTESLAWRELEREFEARLRRH
- a CDS encoding purine-nucleoside phosphorylase, whose product is MGEPDHVFDPTAAADAAAAALAERTGVAEHSVAVVLGSGWRAAVESFGIPVATIPMSELPGFAPPTAAGHAGNIHSVRAGDNAVLVLAGRIHAYEGHDLARVVHPVRTAVAAGARTVVLTNAAGGIDPEFSVGQPVLISDHLNLTGRSPLVGAQFVDLVDAYSPDLRALACEIDPSLREGVYAGLPGPHYETPAEIRMLRTLGADLVGMSTVHETIAARAAGARVLAVSLVTNAAAGITGAPLDHTEVLAAGRAAATRMGDLLRDLAARL
- a CDS encoding YbaB/EbfC family nucleoid-associated protein, with the protein product MSKPMVEAIVDRAHVRLDALERTVERLGAVRGTASSPDGRVTARVDGSGALEGLELAEPIGGTDPRELAAVILATVHDAARQAAAARVSAMDELRAALDASDAGPVAVGHHPVTVGDRPVTR
- a CDS encoding type VII secretion target, with translation MTENSGRDAIRIDTSAVGRFGDDAVELAARLHEAAERTRHGDPSALSAALGPIGAPVLAALTATHSAHVRDLGRLGDLLGGMGDAAKASVAAYEHTTDDTAARLDSVVESL
- a CDS encoding phospho-sugar mutase, with the translated sequence MTLRFGTAGLRGPVGDGPDCMNVPVVVRTTAGLAAWLEANGQGDGTVVVGRDARTGSAEFHTAAAEVLAAAGFEVVAFGEPLPTPVTAFAVRALGAVAGVQITASHNPAADNGYKVYLADGAQLAAPADREIETAIDAVGSAADVPRMPVAPSGDDLVDRYLARVASLPRSPHRGMRIALTALHGVGGETAVAALRSAGFDDIHVVASQFAPDPAFPTVAFPNPEEPGATEALLALAAEVDADIALALDPDADRCAVGVPGPRGWTMLRGDETGVLLGDRILASSPPGSLVATTIVSSTMLGRLATARGARYAQTLTGFKWLARAGDGLVYAYEEAIGHCVDPDAVRDKDGIATAVMVADYAADLKQAGRTLLDALDDLHRELGVHVGDQVSTRVDDLQRIGTVMTRLRAEPPTTLAGLEVTATDLAESPGPMHTDALVFESREDVAGGPRVRVVVRPSGTEPKLKVYLEVVTDRDRPAAEAILDALRGWAASLGDENP
- the upp gene encoding uracil phosphoribosyltransferase, producing the protein MDSLVVDHPLAASLLTILRDERSDNAAFRHALRRLTQMLVYEAVRDAPTETFDVKTPVAVTTGVRLQQPPLLVPVLRAGLGMVEQAHALIPQAQVGFVGLARDEKTFEPVPYLESLPEDLSGLPVFVLDPMLATGGSMVHTLDILAQRGATDITAICVVAAPQGVEALAASGHPVRLVTASVDEGLNENKYIVPGLGDAGDRQFGPR
- a CDS encoding C40 family peptidase, whose amino-acid sequence is MIGGDLLVAPLTGLLDAFGTALPPGVDPGEMVRIGAQWAEEVHATGRDAVAELAWAWGGPAASQAIASAEQVLADVLAAADRGSALAGIALEATVTVVTGAAEIARLVDSFVTFAEQAAPATSLPQGQLALLAVAIDHLVAGLDVLTQVTGTLAELTDRASALLPPEPSAPPIDSGHHPGPDPAGDEPRSLHTFGGGLSTGVEVRLPDGSVSLAPNETAAAAVRHALAQQGTPYVWGGTSPGSGLDCSGLTQYAYAQAGVELPRLAQEQDVGTRVDPAAALPGDLVVWDGHVAMVVGNGLMVEAGDPVSVTPMRTSNGGMAFHGVYRPTAG
- a CDS encoding MspA family porin, with the protein product MGAVAVLAAVTSHGTAAAAVDNSRILPLDGGHAIEVIQADTSTQSVPPLDSSPLSVEFFHDEIATVRITGPNAANFVGTAVEVGFQVGYPVALPGATVTVITPSLSWGVDNGAAIGLSLDNEGGASLDLGLEAGGSLSGDIIPSQEVEIPLEPGGITSVPIVEGFEFDGSSTTIRIAGVHGSVSGAIGPVMIRPYLKAVTADRNTVVTYGVPQQV